In one Gossypium hirsutum isolate 1008001.06 chromosome D09, Gossypium_hirsutum_v2.1, whole genome shotgun sequence genomic region, the following are encoded:
- the LOC107891495 gene encoding LOB domain-containing protein 1 has protein sequence MFKMEYSESTPTTTTATTSSNSPSSSSPPPPPPAVVISPCAACKILRRRCADKCVLAPYFPPTDPAKFTIAHRVFGASNIIKFLQELPETQRADAVSSMVYEASARIRDPVYGCAGAICQLQKQINELQAQLAKAKAQAEVANMQLQQANLAAFLCMEMAETTSAQPNSHQFVDNPSFMEDNNFGSFWEPLWT, from the exons ATGTTTAAGATGGAATACAGTGAATCAACTCCTACTACCACTACTGCAACAACCTCTTCGAATTCGCCGtcatcttcttctcctcctcctcctccgccGGCGGTTGTTATTAGCCCCTGTGCTGCTTGCAAGATTTTAAGGAGGAGGTGTGCCGATAAATGTGTGTTGGCTCCATATTTTCCTCCTACTGATCCTGCCAAGTTCACCATTGCTCATCGTGTCTTCGGTGCTAGCAACATCATCAAGTTCTTGCAG GAACTTCCCGAGACACAAAGGGCTGATGCAGTAAGCAGCATGGTATACGAGGCGAGTGCAAGAATCCGAGACCCGGTTTACGGCTGCGCAGGAGCTATTTGCCAACTGCAGAAGCAAATCAATGAGCTCCAAGCCCAACTAGCCAAAGCCAAAGCACAAGCTGAAGTAGCCAACATGCAGTTGCAACAAGCAAACCTTGCGGCTTTCCTTTGCATGGAGATGGCAGAAACCACGTCTGCTCAACCAAATTCCCACCAATTCGTCGACAACCCAAGCTTCATGGAAGATAACAATTTTGGGTCTTTCTGGGAACCTCTTTGGACATGA